A section of the Pimelobacter simplex genome encodes:
- a CDS encoding 5-guanidino-2-oxopentanoate decarboxylase, with the protein MATMTGGEALVAALAAHGVDVAFGIPGTHNLEIYKHLPAHGVRHVSTRHEQGAGYAADGYARTTGRVGVAVVTSGPALLNAATAVGQAYSDSVPILVVSPGLPLRHPATGNGLLHETRDQGAALAAVAAASLRPTSVAEIPTAVAQAFSIMTSGRPRPVHLEVPLDVLEEAAEVVLVEPVVAAPRAAAEASIAAAAAVLDGATAPLLVIGGGARSAAAQVQALAERLGALVVSTTNGKGVLPEDHPLALGAGIHLPTIRALADEADVVVAIGTELAPADLWYGPLPVTGKLVRIDVDPVGMVTNAAPAVAVLGDAAAALDGLLGALGAGEPARPDTAAWRERKAKDAQAEGAEWLDVVAALAAAVPRDVVMATDNAMACYLGALANLATYTPSSYLFPTGYGTLGFGLPAGIGAKVGNPDRPVVAMLGDGGIMFTVAELATAAELGIALPVVVVDNSGYGEIRNEMAERGDPVHAVTFPAPDFAALGRAVGCLGVTVDLGGDGTPSDLTAAVRDALVADQPTVIHVRMPREGGAR; encoded by the coding sequence ATGGCCACCATGACCGGAGGCGAGGCGCTCGTCGCCGCCCTCGCCGCGCACGGGGTCGACGTCGCGTTCGGCATCCCGGGCACCCACAACCTCGAGATCTACAAGCACCTTCCGGCCCACGGGGTGCGGCACGTGAGCACCCGGCACGAGCAGGGGGCGGGCTACGCCGCCGACGGGTACGCCCGTACGACGGGCCGGGTCGGCGTCGCGGTCGTCACCAGCGGACCGGCGCTGCTCAACGCTGCGACGGCGGTCGGCCAGGCCTACTCGGACTCCGTGCCGATCCTCGTGGTCTCACCCGGGCTGCCGCTGCGGCACCCCGCGACCGGCAACGGCCTGCTGCACGAGACCCGCGACCAGGGTGCCGCGCTGGCGGCGGTCGCCGCGGCCAGCCTGCGTCCGACGAGCGTGGCGGAGATCCCCACGGCAGTCGCCCAGGCGTTCTCGATCATGACGTCCGGGAGGCCCCGGCCGGTGCACCTGGAGGTGCCGCTGGACGTGCTGGAGGAGGCCGCCGAGGTGGTCCTCGTCGAGCCCGTCGTCGCCGCCCCGCGTGCGGCTGCGGAGGCCTCGATCGCCGCTGCCGCGGCGGTTCTCGACGGCGCGACCGCTCCACTGCTGGTGATCGGTGGCGGTGCTCGGAGCGCCGCTGCGCAGGTGCAGGCGCTCGCCGAGAGGCTCGGCGCGCTGGTCGTGTCGACGACCAACGGCAAGGGCGTGCTGCCCGAGGACCACCCGCTCGCCCTCGGCGCCGGCATCCACCTGCCCACGATCAGGGCACTCGCCGACGAGGCCGACGTCGTGGTCGCGATCGGTACGGAGCTCGCACCGGCCGACCTCTGGTACGGCCCGCTGCCGGTGACCGGCAAGCTCGTCCGCATCGATGTCGACCCGGTCGGCATGGTGACCAATGCCGCGCCCGCCGTGGCCGTGCTCGGTGATGCGGCGGCGGCGCTCGACGGGCTCCTCGGCGCGCTGGGTGCCGGGGAGCCGGCCCGGCCGGACACCGCCGCTTGGCGCGAGCGCAAGGCGAAGGACGCGCAGGCCGAAGGCGCTGAGTGGCTGGACGTCGTCGCGGCGCTCGCGGCCGCCGTACCGCGGGACGTGGTGATGGCGACCGACAACGCGATGGCCTGCTACCTCGGCGCGCTCGCCAACCTCGCGACGTACACGCCGTCGTCGTACCTGTTCCCGACCGGGTACGGCACGCTCGGCTTCGGCCTGCCCGCCGGCATCGGTGCCAAGGTCGGCAACCCCGACCGTCCTGTCGTCGCGATGCTGGGTGACGGCGGGATCATGTTCACCGTCGCCGAGCTGGCGACCGCCGCGGAGCTGGGGATCGCGCTGCCCGTCGTGGTCGTCGACAACTCCGGGTACGGCGAGATCCGCAACGAGATGGCCGAGCGTGGCGACCCGGTCCACGCGGTGACCTTCCCGGCGCCCGACTTCGCGGCGCTGGGCCGCGCCGTCGGCTGCCTCGGCGTCACCGTCGACCTCGGCGGCGACGGTACGCCGTCCGACCTCACCGCCGCGGTCCGCGACGCGCTCGTCGCCGACCAGCCCACCGTGATCCACGTCCGCATGCCCCGCGAAGGAGGAGCCCGATGA
- a CDS encoding TetR/AcrR family transcriptional regulator, with protein sequence MAGDADSRRQRIIDATLDVIRDHGLAGTRTHEIARRAGVSSGLLLYHFGTLDGVIAAAMTESENRYYRNLDAEVGAGRPAPERLRLLVERSGDAAVVVSAWTLWMEFWVRALRDPETAALCTTLESRWRAVLLDVIEQGVREGAFTSPSARLSVVRLSALLDGLSVAATLGDREVPVESVPDLWLQAAALELACDPALLSRPG encoded by the coding sequence ATGGCAGGGGACGCCGACTCGCGACGCCAACGCATCATCGACGCGACTCTCGACGTCATCCGTGATCACGGCCTCGCCGGCACGCGCACCCATGAGATCGCCCGTCGGGCGGGCGTGAGCTCGGGTCTGCTGCTCTACCACTTCGGCACGCTCGACGGCGTCATCGCGGCGGCCATGACCGAGTCCGAGAACCGCTACTACCGCAACCTCGACGCCGAGGTCGGCGCCGGAAGGCCCGCCCCCGAGCGGCTGCGGCTGCTCGTCGAGCGCTCCGGCGACGCCGCGGTGGTCGTGTCGGCCTGGACGCTCTGGATGGAGTTCTGGGTCCGTGCCCTCCGCGACCCCGAGACCGCGGCGCTGTGCACGACGCTGGAGTCCCGCTGGCGTGCGGTGCTGCTCGACGTGATCGAGCAGGGTGTGCGCGAGGGCGCGTTCACCAGCCCGTCGGCCCGCCTGTCCGTGGTGCGGCTCTCCGCGCTGCTCGACGGGCTGTCTGTCGCCGCGACGCTCGGTGACCGTGAGGTCCCGGTCGAGTCGGTACCGGACCTGTGGTTGCAAGCCGCCGCACTCGAGCTGGCGTGCGATCCCGCGCTGCTCAGCCGACCCGGCTAG
- a CDS encoding flavin monoamine oxidase family protein yields the protein MHHADVAIVGAGYAGLAAALDLAAAGLDVVVLEAGDRVGGRVWTRAENGVLVDHGGQWVGPAQTAFLRWTDRFGCARFPTYDAGTHLELWPAEAPLPHASGDHPDAHDAAGYDVLIARLDALATQVDPDHPEACASLAAWDSRTFDDWLHEATDSPDARRRMRLVVQGLWACEPRDVSLFHVLFYVAAGGGLGPLLGTLGGAQDSRFTDGADAPARAASALLGDAVRLGCPVTAVAWDDAGATLTTTTGAVRARRVVVTGTPPAQARIAFTPLLPAARRRWLARSPMGDAAKVHVTYPTPFWRASGLSGQLTTYDGSPVAYTFDNSPADGSRGVIAAFVYGDDYRSWAAQPEPARRKAVLDVLGVLGEEATRPLAYAERLWPEEPWAEGAYAAVPTPGTWLAHATGRREPVGPLHWAGTETAGVGNGYIDGAIRSGERAAAEILASRVG from the coding sequence ATGCACCACGCCGACGTCGCGATCGTGGGGGCCGGGTACGCCGGCCTCGCCGCCGCCCTGGACCTCGCCGCGGCCGGGCTGGACGTCGTCGTCCTCGAGGCCGGTGACCGGGTCGGCGGCCGGGTCTGGACCCGCGCGGAGAACGGCGTCCTCGTCGACCACGGCGGCCAGTGGGTCGGCCCCGCGCAGACCGCGTTCCTGCGGTGGACCGACCGGTTCGGCTGCGCCAGGTTCCCCACCTACGACGCGGGTACCCACCTCGAGCTGTGGCCCGCCGAGGCACCGCTCCCCCACGCCAGCGGCGATCACCCCGACGCCCACGACGCCGCCGGGTACGACGTACTGATCGCCCGGCTCGACGCGCTCGCGACCCAGGTCGATCCCGACCACCCCGAGGCGTGCGCCTCCCTGGCGGCGTGGGACTCCCGCACCTTCGACGACTGGCTGCACGAGGCGACCGACTCCCCCGACGCGCGGCGCCGGATGCGCCTGGTCGTGCAGGGGCTGTGGGCGTGCGAGCCGCGCGACGTCTCGCTCTTCCACGTGCTCTTCTACGTCGCCGCGGGCGGCGGTCTGGGCCCGTTGCTGGGGACGCTCGGCGGCGCCCAGGACAGCCGCTTCACCGACGGCGCCGACGCACCCGCCCGCGCCGCCTCGGCGCTGCTGGGCGACGCCGTCCGGCTCGGCTGCCCGGTCACCGCCGTCGCCTGGGACGACGCCGGGGCCACGCTGACCACGACCACCGGCGCGGTCCGGGCGCGGCGCGTCGTCGTCACGGGCACGCCCCCGGCACAGGCGCGGATCGCGTTCACGCCCCTGCTCCCGGCGGCGCGGCGGCGTTGGCTCGCCCGCAGCCCGATGGGCGACGCCGCCAAGGTCCACGTCACCTACCCGACGCCGTTCTGGCGCGCCAGCGGGCTCTCCGGCCAGCTCACGACCTACGACGGCAGTCCGGTCGCGTACACCTTCGACAACTCCCCCGCCGACGGCTCACGGGGCGTGATCGCCGCGTTCGTCTACGGCGACGACTACCGCTCCTGGGCCGCCCAGCCCGAGCCGGCGCGGCGCAAGGCGGTGCTCGACGTCCTCGGGGTGCTCGGCGAAGAGGCGACCCGGCCGCTGGCCTACGCGGAGCGGCTGTGGCCGGAGGAGCCGTGGGCGGAGGGTGCCTACGCCGCCGTTCCCACGCCGGGGACCTGGCTCGCCCACGCCACCGGACGCCGTGAGCCGGTCGGGCCGCTGCACTGGGCAGGCACCGAGACCGCCGGGGTGGGCAACGGCTACATCGACGGCGCGATCCGCTCAGGCGAGCGCGCGGCCGCGGAGATACTGGCTAGCCGGGTCGGCTGA
- a CDS encoding Glu/Leu/Phe/Val dehydrogenase dimerization domain-containing protein, with translation MTAPTRDSLLEITWTDPVTARKGYVVIDTLVRGLASGGLRLREGCSLAEVRGLAQGMTRKEALVYDPADRYLPLGGGKGGIDIDPADPQATEVLRRFLAAVLPVVKEQWNTGEDFGLRQETIDKVAADLGLPSTVEAVFATLDDAPAARERLASAFADIVGGISLGDLVGGYGVAQAALVMAEREGIAAAEATAVVQGFGSIGGAAARYLATAGVRVVAVADRDGLIRDDRGLDVEALLAARDGLGVIARDALPDGVELGDRDAWLDVPCDLLVPAAMSYVIGPDDADRVQARILVEGANMPTLPEAEAALVARGIPVVPDFLANVMTNAWWWWVVFGDVAPTSESSFAKIDTVMRRLLTEVGDDADASGRTLRECALELTARNSAALRERFGVTG, from the coding sequence ATGACCGCCCCCACCCGTGACAGCCTGCTGGAGATCACCTGGACCGATCCGGTCACCGCCCGCAAGGGGTACGTCGTGATCGACACCCTCGTGCGCGGCCTGGCCAGTGGCGGCCTGCGGCTGCGCGAGGGCTGCTCGCTCGCCGAGGTGCGCGGGCTCGCCCAAGGGATGACCCGCAAGGAGGCGCTGGTCTACGACCCCGCCGACCGTTACCTGCCGCTGGGCGGGGGCAAGGGCGGTATCGACATCGATCCCGCGGACCCCCAGGCCACCGAGGTGCTGCGCCGCTTCCTCGCGGCCGTCCTGCCCGTCGTCAAGGAGCAGTGGAACACCGGCGAGGACTTCGGTCTGCGCCAGGAGACCATCGACAAGGTGGCGGCCGACCTCGGCCTGCCGTCCACCGTCGAGGCCGTCTTCGCGACGCTCGACGACGCACCCGCGGCCCGCGAGCGCCTCGCCTCGGCGTTCGCCGACATCGTCGGCGGGATCTCGCTCGGCGACCTCGTCGGCGGCTACGGCGTCGCCCAGGCTGCGCTCGTGATGGCCGAGCGCGAGGGCATCGCAGCGGCCGAGGCGACGGCCGTGGTGCAGGGATTCGGCTCCATCGGCGGCGCTGCCGCGCGCTACCTGGCCACGGCCGGGGTGCGGGTCGTCGCCGTCGCCGACCGCGACGGGCTGATCCGCGACGACCGCGGGCTCGACGTCGAGGCACTGCTCGCCGCGCGCGACGGCCTCGGCGTGATCGCGCGCGACGCGCTGCCCGACGGCGTCGAGCTCGGCGACCGCGACGCGTGGCTGGACGTTCCCTGCGACCTGCTGGTGCCGGCCGCGATGTCGTACGTCATCGGGCCCGACGACGCTGACCGCGTGCAGGCGCGGATCCTCGTCGAGGGCGCCAACATGCCGACCCTTCCGGAGGCCGAGGCTGCGCTCGTGGCGCGCGGGATCCCCGTCGTACCGGACTTCCTGGCGAACGTCATGACCAATGCCTGGTGGTGGTGGGTCGTCTTCGGTGACGTCGCGCCGACGTCGGAGTCGTCCTTCGCCAAGATCGACACGGTGATGCGCCGTCTCCTCACGGAGGTCGGCGACGACGCGGACGCCTCGGGACGAACGCTGCGAGAGTGCGCGCTCGAGCTGACCGCACGCAACTCCGCCGCGCTGCGGGAACGCTTCGGGGTCACGGGGTGA
- a CDS encoding DMT family transporter translates to MTVAAASYDVRTRRTAALALVGVTAVWGSTFGLSKHVIARIPVADYLGLRYLAAAAVLLLVAPRLLRALSGHTVRVGIGLGTLYAGAQLLQFHGLSHTAPTVAAFVVAMYVVFTPLLAAILPGRGIDRATAAAVVVATAGVAVMSLRGWAFGTGEALTLVSAVLYAVHILALGRWARPGEAFAMTFVQLATMGVLLTALGASDGLTLPGRGDLPAFAYLAVVAGAGTLLVQTWAQAHIASGQAAVLMVLEPVWAAVLGALLWHETLGPRTLGGGALILVAMLMVVARPAVEPVPEPPTSHA, encoded by the coding sequence GTGACGGTCGCTGCTGCCTCCTACGACGTCCGCACCCGTCGTACGGCAGCGCTGGCGCTGGTCGGGGTCACCGCCGTGTGGGGCTCGACCTTCGGGCTCTCCAAGCACGTCATCGCGCGGATCCCGGTCGCCGACTACCTCGGTCTCCGCTACCTCGCCGCCGCGGCCGTGCTGCTGCTCGTGGCGCCGAGGCTGCTCCGTGCGCTCTCCGGCCACACCGTCCGGGTGGGCATCGGCCTCGGCACGCTGTACGCAGGTGCTCAGCTGCTGCAGTTCCACGGGCTCTCCCACACCGCGCCCACTGTCGCGGCGTTCGTCGTCGCGATGTACGTCGTGTTCACGCCGCTCCTCGCGGCGATCCTGCCCGGCCGTGGCATCGACCGGGCGACGGCAGCCGCCGTCGTCGTCGCCACGGCCGGGGTCGCCGTGATGTCGCTCCGTGGCTGGGCGTTCGGCACGGGGGAGGCGCTCACCCTGGTGTCGGCGGTTCTCTACGCCGTGCACATCCTGGCGCTCGGACGGTGGGCGCGGCCCGGGGAGGCGTTCGCGATGACGTTCGTGCAGCTCGCCACGATGGGTGTCCTGCTCACCGCGCTCGGAGCGAGCGACGGCCTCACCCTGCCCGGCCGGGGCGACCTGCCGGCCTTCGCCTACCTCGCCGTGGTCGCCGGCGCGGGCACCCTCCTCGTCCAGACCTGGGCGCAGGCCCACATCGCCTCCGGGCAGGCCGCCGTCCTCATGGTGCTCGAGCCGGTCTGGGCCGCGGTCCTCGGCGCGCTGCTGTGGCACGAGACGCTCGGTCCACGCACGCTCGGCGGTGGTGCGCTCATCCTCGTCGCGATGCTCATGGTCGTCGCGCGACCGGCCGTCGAACCGGTGCCGGAACCCCCTACGTCCCACGCCTAG
- a CDS encoding NAD(P)/FAD-dependent oxidoreductase codes for MYDVLVVGGGIAGASIGHELAARGRAVCVLEAEPELAKHTTGRSAATWIGGYGPPEVRRLTLASRAFLDNPTIDIAGPLLTPQPCLYVGGPDASPAAAAAIRGTVIDGVEAERLNPVLRPGWTQVAVVDETACEIDVAGLHQGYVRALRAAGGVVRTAARITAAVREAGLWRLSTSTGDVLAAPVVVVAAGAWGDEVGRVLGAAPIGLQPRLRTMFGSPTAVPMAGMPFTCDLDGGWYFQAEGDLALCSPEDATPHPPGDPKPDELEIARTIEAINEATVLGLRSVRTAWAGLRTFAPDGEPVARYDEQADGVFWFVGQAGYGIQMAPALAVEAAERLVAGQPASV; via the coding sequence ATGTACGACGTCCTCGTCGTCGGCGGCGGCATCGCCGGCGCCTCGATCGGTCACGAGCTCGCTGCGCGCGGCCGTGCCGTCTGCGTGCTGGAGGCCGAGCCCGAGCTCGCCAAGCACACCACCGGCCGGTCGGCTGCGACCTGGATCGGCGGCTACGGGCCGCCGGAGGTCCGTCGGCTGACACTCGCGAGCCGGGCGTTCCTCGACAACCCCACGATCGACATCGCGGGACCGCTGCTCACCCCGCAGCCCTGCCTCTACGTCGGCGGCCCCGACGCCTCGCCCGCCGCGGCGGCCGCGATCCGCGGCACCGTCATCGACGGCGTCGAGGCCGAGCGGCTCAACCCGGTGCTGAGGCCCGGCTGGACGCAGGTCGCCGTCGTCGACGAGACCGCCTGCGAGATCGACGTGGCCGGGCTCCACCAGGGCTACGTCCGCGCGCTGCGCGCCGCCGGCGGCGTGGTCCGCACCGCTGCCCGGATCACCGCGGCCGTCCGTGAGGCAGGGCTCTGGCGGTTGTCCACCTCGACCGGCGACGTCCTCGCCGCGCCGGTCGTCGTCGTGGCGGCCGGCGCGTGGGGTGACGAGGTGGGCCGGGTGCTGGGGGCGGCACCGATCGGCCTGCAGCCGCGGCTGCGGACGATGTTCGGCTCGCCGACCGCCGTACCGATGGCGGGGATGCCGTTCACCTGTGACCTCGACGGCGGTTGGTACTTCCAGGCGGAGGGCGATCTCGCGCTCTGCTCGCCCGAGGACGCGACCCCGCACCCTCCGGGTGACCCCAAGCCCGATGAGCTCGAGATCGCCCGCACCATCGAGGCGATCAACGAGGCGACCGTCCTCGGACTCCGCAGTGTCCGCACCGCATGGGCGGGCCTGCGCACCTTCGCCCCGGACGGCGAGCCGGTCGCCCGGTACGACGAGCAGGCCGACGGTGTCTTCTGGTTCGTCGGCCAGGCGGGCTACGGCATCCAGATGGCGCCGGCGCTCGCCGTGGAGGCGGCCGAGCGGTTGGTGGCCGGTCAGCCGGCGTCGGTGTAG
- a CDS encoding aldehyde dehydrogenase family protein, with product MTTRGRLYLGGRWRTPYDAGLREVENPATEQVIARVAEGGPRDVVAAVAAARDAFAAWSSAPVSDRLAVLERWYDELLAGHDELVVTTVAEVGAPVVIAREAHVDLGLAVLRGYLDAAKDVAWEEQVGSSLVLREAAGVAACITPWNYPFYQALAKVGGALVAGCTVVLKPAELTPLSAYLLVEAADRAGLPAGVLNLVPGAGPVVGEALVTHPDVDVVSFTGSTAVGARITALAAPDVKRVCLELGGKSASIVLDDADLLRAVTASVQAAMLNSGQTCSAWSRLLVPSAVLGEAIDIAAAAAEALVLGDPRDEATWLGPVVSAAQRVTVAGFVDRAVAAGARVVSGGSGRVRDVGHFHAPTVLADVAPDAEIVREEVFGPVLTIQGHATDADAVAMANRSPYGLHGAVWSADPERALAAARRMRTGQVDLNGAAFNPSAPFGGYGRSGNGRELGRFGIEEFLETKSVQR from the coding sequence GTGACCACGCGGGGTCGCCTCTACCTCGGTGGCCGCTGGCGGACGCCGTACGACGCAGGCCTCCGCGAGGTCGAGAACCCCGCCACGGAGCAGGTGATCGCACGGGTCGCCGAGGGCGGCCCGCGCGACGTGGTCGCCGCGGTCGCCGCAGCGCGTGATGCCTTCGCTGCGTGGTCGTCGGCGCCGGTCTCCGACCGCCTCGCGGTCCTGGAGCGCTGGTACGACGAGCTCCTCGCCGGCCACGACGAGCTCGTCGTCACCACCGTGGCCGAGGTCGGCGCCCCCGTGGTGATCGCGCGTGAGGCGCACGTCGATCTCGGGCTGGCGGTGCTGCGCGGCTACCTCGACGCGGCCAAGGACGTCGCCTGGGAGGAGCAGGTCGGTTCCTCGCTCGTGCTGCGCGAGGCAGCGGGCGTCGCGGCATGCATCACCCCGTGGAACTATCCCTTCTACCAAGCGCTGGCCAAGGTCGGTGGCGCGCTGGTGGCGGGTTGCACGGTCGTCCTCAAGCCGGCCGAGCTGACGCCGCTGTCCGCCTACCTGCTGGTCGAGGCGGCCGACCGAGCGGGCCTTCCGGCCGGTGTCCTCAACCTCGTCCCCGGGGCCGGCCCGGTCGTCGGCGAGGCGCTCGTCACCCACCCCGACGTGGACGTCGTGTCCTTCACCGGGTCCACCGCTGTCGGCGCCCGGATCACCGCGCTCGCCGCGCCCGACGTCAAGCGTGTGTGCCTCGAGCTCGGCGGCAAGTCGGCCAGCATCGTGCTCGACGACGCGGATCTGCTGCGGGCGGTGACCGCCAGCGTGCAGGCGGCGATGCTCAACTCCGGACAGACCTGCAGCGCCTGGTCGCGGCTGCTCGTCCCGTCCGCGGTGCTGGGGGAGGCGATCGACATCGCGGCCGCGGCTGCGGAGGCTCTCGTGCTCGGCGATCCGCGCGACGAGGCGACCTGGCTGGGACCGGTCGTGTCAGCGGCGCAGCGGGTCACCGTCGCCGGGTTCGTCGACCGTGCCGTCGCGGCCGGCGCCCGCGTCGTCAGCGGCGGCTCCGGGCGGGTGCGCGACGTCGGGCACTTCCACGCCCCGACCGTGCTCGCCGACGTGGCTCCCGATGCCGAGATCGTCCGGGAGGAGGTCTTCGGCCCGGTGCTGACGATCCAGGGGCACGCCACCGACGCGGATGCCGTCGCGATGGCCAACCGGTCGCCGTACGGGCTGCACGGGGCGGTGTGGTCCGCCGATCCCGAGCGAGCGCTGGCTGCCGCGCGCCGGATGCGGACCGGTCAGGTCGACCTCAACGGCGCGGCGTTCAACCCCTCCGCGCCCTTCGGGGGCTACGGCCGCTCGGGCAACGGGAGGGAGCTCGGCCGGTTCGGGATCGAGGAGTTCCTCGAGACCAAGTCGGTCCAGCGGTGA
- a CDS encoding purine-cytosine permease family protein: MSAATEPDLTSGQDATLNELPLLRGERIWGFWDYSSVNIGLAIATWAFLQGGAVAYYVGAQQAIASIVIGYGISVLLVSLAPCLPCGRYGVEQFVSMRSVLGERGARVLMVVMSAVLAAAWSAVLGIMCGHALANVANQLFGTRISTGAGVVSILALMALVASWVIVARGPRSIELVNRFVAPGLVVVTIVMLALVFTRTSWSELAATPALDPWGDGHLDFMLAVELNIAGGFAWWPNVGNLARLTRSTRSAFWPNALGLFLASVVAAIVGVFAALALGSEDPTRWMVPLGGALLGVLALAFVGMANVTSVVAQSYAALVAIKGGGGDTVRRVPWGLLAVVILAPAAVLVFFPDAVYDNYARFVSWGAIAVAPLCAVQLVDFFVLRRQRLDVRALHQPHAESRYGFVRGWNPVAVTAIGLGALTYVLLLNPVTYEPSAWFRYLTASLPAFAVAGGTHYVLTRAVLARRAGWGGYR, encoded by the coding sequence GTGAGCGCCGCGACCGAGCCGGACCTGACGTCCGGCCAGGACGCCACCCTCAACGAGCTCCCGCTCCTGCGGGGCGAGCGGATCTGGGGGTTCTGGGACTACTCCTCGGTCAACATCGGCCTCGCCATCGCCACGTGGGCGTTCCTGCAGGGCGGCGCGGTCGCCTACTACGTCGGCGCGCAGCAGGCCATCGCCAGCATCGTCATCGGCTACGGGATCAGCGTGCTGCTGGTCTCGCTCGCGCCCTGCCTGCCCTGCGGGCGCTACGGCGTCGAGCAGTTCGTGTCGATGCGCAGCGTGCTGGGGGAGCGCGGCGCCCGGGTGCTCATGGTGGTGATGTCGGCGGTGCTCGCCGCCGCGTGGTCCGCCGTCCTCGGCATCATGTGTGGCCACGCGCTGGCCAACGTCGCCAACCAGCTCTTCGGTACGCGGATCTCGACCGGTGCCGGCGTCGTCAGCATCCTGGCGCTGATGGCGCTCGTCGCGTCCTGGGTGATCGTCGCGCGCGGTCCGCGCTCGATCGAGCTGGTCAACCGATTCGTCGCCCCGGGGCTGGTCGTGGTCACCATCGTCATGCTGGCGCTGGTCTTCACCCGGACCAGCTGGTCCGAGCTCGCCGCCACGCCCGCGCTCGACCCGTGGGGCGACGGTCACCTCGACTTCATGCTCGCCGTCGAGCTCAACATCGCCGGCGGCTTCGCGTGGTGGCCCAACGTCGGCAATCTCGCCCGCCTGACCCGCTCCACCCGCAGCGCTTTCTGGCCCAACGCGCTCGGTCTGTTCCTCGCCTCGGTGGTCGCCGCGATCGTCGGTGTGTTCGCCGCGCTGGCCCTCGGTTCGGAGGACCCCACGCGCTGGATGGTGCCCCTCGGCGGCGCGCTCCTCGGCGTCCTCGCTCTCGCGTTCGTCGGGATGGCCAACGTCACCAGCGTCGTCGCGCAGAGCTACGCCGCGCTCGTCGCGATCAAGGGCGGCGGCGGCGACACCGTGCGCCGGGTGCCGTGGGGGCTGCTCGCCGTCGTCATCCTCGCTCCGGCCGCCGTGCTCGTCTTCTTCCCCGACGCCGTCTACGACAACTACGCGCGCTTCGTGTCGTGGGGCGCGATCGCGGTCGCACCGCTGTGCGCCGTCCAGCTCGTCGACTTCTTCGTGCTGCGCAGACAGCGGCTCGACGTCCGAGCGCTCCACCAGCCGCACGCGGAGTCCCGCTACGGCTTCGTGCGCGGCTGGAACCCGGTCGCCGTCACGGCGATCGGGCTCGGTGCGCTCACCTACGTGCTGCTGCTCAACCCGGTCACGTACGAGCCGTCGGCCTGGTTCCGCTACCTGACCGCCTCGCTCCCGGCCTTCGCCGTCGCGGGCGGTACGCACTACGTGCTGACCCGTGCGGTGCTCGCGCGGCGGGCGGGCTGGGGTGGCTACCGATAG
- a CDS encoding DegV family protein: MSIVVVTDSTSTVPAEVAAARGVRVVPLQVVIDDDVYDEGADEVTPERLAVALREKHAVSTSRPAPTVFADLYAELAADGATEIVSVHLSAEVSGTFESALVASRTAPVPVTCVDTRQVGVATGYAVESALAVIAGGGTAAEAAAAARARAAAATSLFYVNTLEYLRRGGRVGAAAAVFGGALAVKPLLGIVDGVIAPQAKVRTAAKAIARLEALALEAAGEAAVEVCVAHLAAEERALALAERLVEQLGERLVPACTGEAVRCVELGGVLGAHVGPGMLAICVAPLSTPEA, translated from the coding sequence ATGTCGATCGTCGTGGTCACCGACTCCACCTCGACCGTCCCGGCCGAGGTCGCCGCGGCGCGGGGGGTTCGCGTCGTACCGCTGCAGGTGGTCATCGACGACGACGTCTACGACGAGGGCGCCGACGAGGTCACCCCCGAGCGGCTCGCCGTCGCCCTGCGCGAGAAGCACGCGGTCAGCACCTCTCGGCCCGCCCCGACGGTCTTCGCCGACCTCTACGCCGAGCTCGCCGCCGACGGCGCGACCGAGATCGTCTCGGTGCACCTGTCCGCCGAGGTCAGCGGGACCTTCGAGTCCGCCCTCGTCGCCTCCCGCACCGCCCCGGTACCGGTCACCTGCGTCGACACCCGCCAGGTCGGCGTCGCGACCGGCTACGCCGTCGAGTCCGCCCTCGCCGTCATCGCCGGCGGCGGTACGGCGGCCGAGGCCGCCGCCGCGGCCCGCGCCCGCGCCGCGGCCGCCACCTCGCTCTTCTACGTCAACACCCTCGAGTACCTCCGCCGCGGCGGCCGGGTCGGCGCCGCCGCCGCCGTCTTCGGCGGCGCCCTGGCCGTCAAGCCCCTCCTCGGCATCGTCGACGGCGTCATCGCCCCCCAGGCCAAAGTCCGCACCGCCGCCAAGGCGATCGCCCGCCTCGAGGCCCTCGCACTCGAGGCCGCCGGCGAGGCCGCTGTCGAGGTCTGCGTCGCCCACCTCGCCGCCGAGGAGCGCGCCCTCGCCCTGGCCGAGCGCCTCGTCGAGCAGCTGGGGGAGCGGCTCGTCCCCGCCTGCACCGGCGAAGCCGTGCGCTGCGTCGAGCTCGGCGGCGTCCTCGGCGCCCACGTCGGGCCGGGCATGCTCGCGATCTGCGTCGCCCCCCTCTCCACCCCCGAGGCCTGA